A stretch of the Gimesia sp. genome encodes the following:
- a CDS encoding sulfatase-like hydrolase/transferase, translating to MIVSDDQGYHDLKSFGSQQVIAPNLDRLAEEGVKLTNFYVTWPACTPSRGSLLTGRYPQRNGIYDMIRNEAPDYGHKYKPSEYDVTFERIGGMDVREQLLPALLKPAGYVSGIYGKWDLGVHRRFLPLARGFDDFYGFTNTGIDYFTHERYGVPSMYRNNQPTEADKGTYCTYLFQREAVRFVKENHDKPFFLYLPFNAPHSASNLDPRIRGVAQAPKKYKAMYPELKDDFDTKKKTGRYEFRETAKGPVIHQKPSADKRRLEYVASITCMDAAIGEVLDLLDEYKIADNTIVVFFSDNGGGGGADNSPLKGKKGMMFEGGIRVPCLIRYPKKIKPGTVNEGLLTSLELVPTFLKEAGIPQPQEVVIDGYDMLPTLMGQADSPRSEMFWQRRADKAARVGNWKWVESEKGNGLFDLSTDVGEKHDLSQTHPEKLKQMQARFANWKKEMAEADPRGPFRDY from the coding sequence ATGATTGTCAGCGATGACCAGGGCTATCACGACTTGAAAAGTTTCGGCAGCCAGCAGGTCATCGCCCCCAACCTCGATCGCCTGGCAGAGGAAGGTGTCAAGCTGACCAATTTCTATGTGACCTGGCCGGCATGCACCCCCAGTCGAGGCAGTCTGCTCACCGGACGCTATCCGCAGCGCAACGGGATCTATGACATGATCCGCAACGAGGCCCCCGATTACGGCCACAAGTACAAACCGTCCGAGTATGACGTTACCTTCGAACGCATCGGCGGGATGGATGTCCGCGAACAGCTCTTGCCCGCCCTGCTGAAGCCGGCCGGTTATGTGAGTGGCATCTATGGAAAGTGGGATCTGGGCGTGCATCGTCGCTTCCTGCCGCTCGCCCGCGGCTTCGATGACTTTTACGGCTTCACCAACACCGGCATCGATTACTTCACGCACGAACGCTACGGCGTGCCTTCCATGTATCGCAATAACCAGCCCACCGAAGCAGACAAGGGCACTTATTGCACATATCTCTTCCAGCGGGAAGCAGTGCGGTTCGTGAAAGAGAATCACGATAAACCGTTCTTTCTTTACCTCCCTTTTAACGCGCCCCACAGTGCCTCAAACCTCGATCCTCGCATTCGTGGTGTTGCCCAGGCACCGAAAAAATATAAAGCCATGTATCCCGAGCTGAAGGATGACTTCGACACAAAGAAAAAAACCGGCCGTTACGAATTCCGGGAAACCGCCAAAGGCCCCGTCATTCACCAGAAACCCTCGGCTGACAAGCGTCGTCTGGAGTACGTCGCTTCCATCACCTGCATGGACGCCGCCATCGGCGAAGTGCTGGATCTGCTCGATGAATACAAAATCGCCGACAACACGATCGTGGTCTTCTTCTCCGACAACGGGGGCGGCGGTGGTGCCGATAACAGTCCCCTGAAAGGCAAGAAGGGAATGATGTTCGAAGGGGGTATTCGCGTCCCCTGCCTGATCCGTTATCCGAAAAAAATCAAGCCGGGAACGGTCAATGAAGGTCTGCTCACATCGTTAGAACTCGTCCCGACGTTCCTCAAAGAGGCAGGTATTCCCCAGCCACAAGAGGTCGTCATCGATGGATACGATATGCTGCCTACGCTGATGGGCCAGGCCGATTCACCTCGCTCAGAAATGTTCTGGCAACGTCGCGCCGACAAGGCGGCTCGCGTCGGAAACTGGAAGTGGGTTGAATCCGAAAAAGGGAACGGCCTGTTTGATCTTTCCACAGATGTCGGTGAAAAGCACGATCTCTCCCAGACGCATCCCGAGAAACTCAAACAGATGCAAGCCCGCTTTGCCAACTGGAAAAAAGAGATGGCCGAAGCCGACCCCCGGGGACCGTTCCGTGATTATTAA